Within the Takifugu rubripes chromosome 8, fTakRub1.2, whole genome shotgun sequence genome, the region CATGAGGTGGAGAAACTGAAGAAACAGCAGGGGAGCTCACACCTCTTCATCTGAGCTTGTGAATTAGACAGCAGCCTTTCTCTGCAGGTCTCTAGCCTTGCCCTCTGCCCTGCTGCTATTTCCTGCATTGGATATAATTATCTCTGCTCCGGGAGTCCGAAAGGATTACGGTGTGGAATGTGTGACATCAAGACGAGGAGGTTTTAGCTCAATCTGCCACTGCTGTAAAGGTGCGACGCTCCAACGTTAATAACTGCTAATCACAGCGGGAAGTCAAGCTGCGGTAAACAATCCCCCGGCCCCCAGGGAGCGCCACTGGACTCCAGACTGCACTGGGAATGTGCAAAGCAAAGGATGAAAAGTTGGGAAAACGGGAAGCAGTTTGGCCCAGCTGAATCTTTCATTTTCATATGAACTTGCTCACATTTAAACTTAGAAGCCAGGCGTGTCGCCTTCTGAATGTTAGCAACATGTTAGCTCTCAGGAGCCACTGGATATTTGCCTCCATCTAAATGCAAGCTTCCTCACTGGCGAAAACCTTTTTTCGCAAGCTCAGACCTgtgatttttaaattaaaaccagTTAAGATTCAAAATTTGCCGGCAGGTATGTGCGATACTTCAATGGCCTTCTGTCGGGGCACATCAAAATCAACAACAAACCTCTCTTCCTGCACCACGTCATCATGCACGGTATCCCCAACTTTGAGTCTAAAGGAGGTGAGCACCCGCCAGATGAACCGGAGCACATTGTTCTGGCAGGATTGTGAATAGGTTGTCTTGGTTGCACAGGCTGCCGCCCTTTCCTGAAGATCTACCAAGCGATGCAGCCAGTCTACACGTCAGGGATATAGTAAGAAAACGTTTATTCCATCATCTATCTGTGTTTTAGTTAGGAGACAAGGATGTTAGCCTACGCTAACACTTTATCGCTGTGATTCTTTTAGCAACGTGCAGGGAGACAGTAACACTAGTATCTGCATCACCATCGAACCAGGCCTCCTCCTGAAGGGAGACATCCTGGTAAGTTTTCCCGAGTGGGCGGGCGAACGGCTTGAGCTTTGTACTGACCTGACATCTCGCCGTAGCTGAAGTGTTACCACAAACGATACAGAGGCCCGACCAGAGACGTAGTGTTCCGGGTGCAGTTCCACACCTGTGCCATCCACGACCTTGGCGTGGTGTTCGGGAAGAGCGAACTGGACGAGACCTTCAAAGGTAATGGCTTTGCGGAGCTTTTAACATTAAAGTAACAAATAAACATAACTATTATTTGACCTGCTGCTCATTATTAATCATTTCATCCTCCTCGTCTGTGCAGACGACAGGTTTCCTGAATACGGGAAAGTGGAGTTTGTTTTCTCCTATGCACCAGAAAAAATTAGAGGTAGCTTTTATAATAGCACTGTTCCACATGGAAGCGAATGGTGGTGTCAGTAAGAGACTTCATTACCCATAATCCCCTCTGGTCCTCAGGCTTAGACCACCTGGAGAACGGCCCCAGTGTTTCCGTGGACTACAACACCCAGGAAAACCTGATTCGCTGTGATTCATATGACAACTTTAGCCAGCGCTCTGAAGATGCCGTGGATGGAGAGCGTGGTACggcccagcacacacacatttgtatttttgtatgtttgtgaGGACTCATCACCATGGTTGTTGGTTGAGGCCCTCCCAAAGTGGCATGTATGCACacaagtttgtgtttttattttcgaGAACTCTCATCAATATTGGTAGATGTAGCCTGtaggagaacacacacatccatacacacacatacacacacacacacacacacacacacacacacacacacacacataaaaacacgtaaaataaaataacactgtTTTAATTGCCTACAATGTTGCTTTTACCACGAAATCAGGAGGAAATTCAATTAGAGATCAGCAATAAagtttaaaattattattactTGTTAGAACAATGTTTTATTATAGCTGATAAGCAACATTTCTGAATGATTACAGCCTTTTATTTACTTTACTGGCCAAATTCTTACACTATTATTTAATACTGTGTGAGTTTTCAGTGCCCCCCCCTTCTGCCTGTCATTTACAACTTTAAATAGCTGTTGCAGAAATAGGGGGCGTCAGTCGCCGCacagctgaccccccccccccctccccggagGAGGAGGTTGTAACCTGAGATACCTTCATTCTCAGAGCCCCGAAAGCTTTCAAGTGCACGTCCGCCTGCTCCAATGTTTTGCTTCTGTTGCACCAGGAATTCAAATGACGAACTCTTCATGTTGCTTTTATGAAATTGCAGCTCCTGTAATCGCTTGGCGACAGCAGGGTTGCCATGAATTGTTGTGTTGCCTGAGACGTGAACAGCTAGCAGTGTTCTCAGCACTCAGCTGAGCAGGAAAACCATCCCCGCCGGTTTATTCCTTCCTCTAATTGCAGCCGTCACTCTGAGCTGCAACTGAGGgacttttcacttgttttggaGACCAAACTGAAAATTTTCTGTCAACATCAGATTAATTACGACGGCATAAAATTCTGGGAAAACGATTCAGAAAGGCAGAGAATGTTAATTAGGCAGCAAATACATGTGTGAGATTGCTAATGCAGCGAGCCGCCGCCACATGAAAGACACTGATATGCTCCCAGAGAGAAACTCCTATTTTTACTCTCCACAGTTCAGGGGCGACAGTTCAGCCCACGACTGCAGACTTGTTTATGTGTCCAGGTGCGAAACGCTCGTTTCATCCTTTGGGGATGGCCGACTCATCCCGGCGCCGTTTCTAACAAAGACTGGAAAACTTGGCATTCTGTTCTCAAAGACTTGGTGAAAGATGGCTGTCTGTAAAGGCTTGGCAGGATTAGGGGCTCCAAATGTGAtgccctggactgcagagagcATTTAGGAACAGTCACTCAGCTTGAGGGCATTCAATAATTAGACGGTTTCCTTTATATAAGCAAATAACGTGCTTATGTATGCGCAACTTCTCATGAGGCAATATTTCATCCGTGGAGTTGTTCTTTTTCTTATAGCCCCCACAGAGTGGATGCATCCACCCAGCCAGAGGTCAAACCAGTCAGAGGCCACTCGTTTCCGTGTCAGTCCTTGGCAAAATACCCTCCAGGGCTGTTATCCAAAATGTGATAAAATGCCACCAGGGGTACCTTTGGATTGAAGAACTGGTCTCTAAGGAGTATTTCCACTCGACAACATTTGAAGAGTAGCTTCTTAGGAATGTTTTTTGATGGATAAGATGTGATAAAAATGCCCTATACATTCACTTTCAAGAGATAACACCTCAGGAAAGTGCCTGATAAGATGTGTTAAGGAGTCTAGTGTAGTATAGGATGTTGGTTTAGGCTAAATAATAGTGAGCTGTAGGGTTTTTAGGCACATGATACTGTCTAATACAGTAGCCTCTCAGTTCCCTTTACATAAAGAGCCTTTTTAAATTCATAGGAAATATTCAGCTGTGTGACGGTAAtaaatttgtttaaaatgtagtgTTGTAGTGTGTCGTCGTTTTACGTGCAGTTGATTTGTGCGTCTGGTGTACAGTGACGCGGCAGCTCATTCCTCCGTGTTTACCGTCCTCCTCTCATATTTGGTTGGGGCTGAGCCCTGAAACATGTCTGGAGTCggcagagacagagatagagagaggggcCCCAGAGGAGGGCCACACGCAGAGAGCAGCAGACTTCTGTGTCGAACAAGGAAGGTTCGGTTTGTGTTCAGCTGCAGATATACATACTTGACTGTGAGGGAGACCTTGAAATCCCGACTAACTACTTTCTTTGGGAGTTTGTCACTCCCGTTGGCCATTAACGAGGACTAATGTTCAAAGTTATTTGATAAAACAATAAAGTGTATTAATTTGGATACTGGGCAGTCAAATCACTGCAGCATTAGCTAGCTGAAATGTCATCCCGTGACTGACGAGCATTTTGTATCCATTTGGTTCATGGACAAAAGAGTCcgtttgtctgtttgttgcgTTACCGTGGCAACATCATTGCGCCCTGTGTGTTTGGCACCTGGCCTGCATAAAATGAGTCATGGAACGGGCGATTTCTGTGTGGAACACTTTATGAGCAGGCTACAATTTGGGTACACCAAAACTATGCGGGGCCTCCAGTTGGTAGTTTTATGTGAAATCCAGAGACGCGGACACAAGACATCCAGTGTCAGTCTGTGCCTAATGTGTTGCACAGTTGAATTACATAATCGTGCGGCTTAGCGAGTCAAATAACACTGTTCGGTTTTCACGGCAACGGCTGCGTGCTGCGCTGTGACGAGACTTTGAAATGTCGAAGGTCCAAAGCGTCGTTTCCAGGTTGAGAAAAGCTCCCCGTGTGCCTCACAAGAGGGCTTCTACTTAGACGTCCTGCTGACAGCACAGTGAGCTGTTGCAGCAGGTTTAGATCTGAGCCCTGGAGACCCCGCTGAGCCGGTACTCATCTTCTAATGTCTCCTTCTCCTACCATCCTCCAGCTTGGTCTCCCgctctgttttcctctgttcCCGCCTCCTTTATTCAGTACTTCAGGGTTACTGACTGTTTTATATAAGGTTAAATGTTTTTGGCAGGAAACCATGTTGACGGCTGGCCGACTGTGATTTTCATGGCAGCTAAAAGTTGTCATTTCAAAGACAGATGCACAGAAAACAGACCCACCAGGCAGGAGACACCAGGCGTGCAGAGGAGGGTGTGGCGGACAAGCCAGCAAATCATCCTGATGTGATCCCATCTCTCATCAAAGAGACGAGGAcagttttatttctgtccttATGCAAAAATGTTCATCCGAGCCCCACCCTAATCCACTTTAACCCAATCAAAAGTGTTGGTTTTTTTGAGAGCACGCCTTCTCTAACCAGGGTGAGGTTACCAGATTTAAACCTTCTCTTCACGCTTTTAGGACTTTGTTTTGTACGTTTCCATTTTCTGCCTGGGAAGTCAGATAACCCATCTGGTTTGTTGCTCTTGAGGACTGGTTTTCTGCCTGAGAGCACAGTCCTGCAAGGACTGCAATTTTCTGGACATGTCTGACTCCTGCTGGTGTTGGACCCACTGGAGGAATGACCCCTGTTCCCGTTTCCCAGGCCCCAGGGGTGACTCCCCAGACACAGTGTGCTGCACGTCAGCAAGATTCTCCCAGGGATGCTactctgttcctgagttctTTCATTCAGACGCCCTAACTCTTCACCAGTTTCTGTAGATGGGGGCTCAGAGTCTGAATGGATAGTGAGAGGTGTGTTTGAAATCCACCTGATGCTACACAAGGATTCATCCAGTCTGTAGAAAGACATATTGCTCCTCCTGTTGTGCACCTGTTGAGTTTATCACTTCTGAATCATACGAGCTACCGTGGTCCAGAGCTCCGTGATCCGAGCTGACAAATTCCTGCTGTCTAAATGGAAAAGAGTCAGATGCAGCCTGACAACCGACAGCCCGAGTCTCATCGTATGACAGACAAGGTAGGAATGAGTGACATCATCCCGAAAGCAGTCTTGGGGACAGACGCTTATACAGTCACGTTACCTCAATCGGTGACAGCTGGACGGTGGATGACGGATGTGCTCACAGGCAGACACGGCAAATATAAAACCCTGACAGTTTTCCTTGTGCCGGTCACTGATACACTCATCACGATTCTTTCACAGATATTCCAAATGTCCCTCTTTAAACTAGCTCCTCTTCAGTTTTATCAGGTTAGAACGTCCACCCAAGCATAATTTTCCAGCCCTTCCTATTAGTCTCAGGCACCCAGAGGTCTTTAGGAGGAATCAGTCAATACTTGTCACCACCCGTTGGCATGCATGCAGCCATTTTCACGATGATATGAAAGCTGTGAAGGTGAAAGTCGCATCCTGCTGCGAGACGCTCAACGGCTCCTTGACAGCACCCTGCCTGCTGTCACGGGTTGCCTTGTGATGAAGGCCCCTCCTCAAGTCGCTGGACTTCAGAGCTTTAAAAGTTGGAGTGGCAGGTTGATAAATTAACCTTCAACACAGGTGGGAAAAGATTCATCttaagatgatgatggtgaaggaagCCAAGTGGAAAATCGTTTTCATGTTAGAAAAAAGTCAAATATCTTTCGCCATGTCTTTAAATTGGAATTAAAGTTAATTAGCAAGACTGACCCCCTGCAGAGCAAACAAAAGTACCCACAATATAGTCTGAATCATCCAGATTTATCAGTGTTTTTCTGTGCTGGTTCTCACTGTTAAGCTTATGCTACGCTCTTTGACTGCCCCATTTGTTTCATCCTTTATGAGCGTGAAAGGACGAATCATTCTTTCCAGAGGTCCTGGGTTTAAGGTGTACCTGCCCAGTTCTCTGTAAACCTGCAGACCACAGACCAGAGACAAATACCCAGTCTAGACAGGTCAGATTTTGACATTGGTTTAAAGCAAAACAAGGTTTCTTCCCCATCTTGACCTTTCTTAAAACCTTAAACACCAATTAAGTTGCTAAGTTGATATTTTTTAGGGAAGATTGTGATGTGTTCTAATGCTGGTCCTCCCGTTGTGGATTTTACTGAATATGTATGAGGTTGCGGTTTTGAAGTGTGACTGCGGTGAATAGCGCTTGTTTACTACAGTGGGAAACAAGTTGTGAAATGTATTTATGTGGGTCACACTTCTGCAAATCCAGAGATCTAATTTGAGGTCTGATGTAAGTGTTTACTGAAACCAACGTTGTTCCCTCCAGCTCCTGAGAGTCAGCAGCATGAAGGTGGATCTGCCTTATATCATAGTTGAGACAGGAGATTGTTCGGAATGGAACTGAGTCTCTTTCAAGGGCACcttttctaaagaaaaaaaagccacgTGATTCTTGCGGCTGATGGACAAGGCTGTGACTGCGGCCCTCATTTGAGTTCCTGTCATGCCGTGTTTGCGTGGCACTTCCCATGTTTATGGAGGACACCTGTCTTCCGcttttggagggaaaaaaaatagcagCGGAGGCGGTTAAGGGGGTGACACTCACCCCGGAAACATTCACACTTGGCCGTTGAGTTGTCTCACTCAGCTGACGTCAGTGCAGCTACTTCATCTCGCTGGCACGCACGTAACTTGAAAACATGTCAGCGGCATCACAGCCAACCAAAAAGTGGTGCAGTTTGCTGAACAAAAATAGATTTACAGACGCGAGCTCTGCTGAAGAACATCTGTGCTTTATATGTGTCACACTGTTCACGAGTCCTGGTGAACTGATCAATGCTGCAACGCCAGCAATTTCACATTAAATCAGTGAACAGTCACAGATCAGCAAGCAGGGGTGAGGCGAAGGGGATCCcctctgatgacatcagcagGTGGCAGATGGTGTGGGAGTTGTAGTTTATTTCAGAcagctgggtggtggtggtggcggtagAGTCCCTCCCCCACTGACGGGGGGAGAGCTCATCCCGGAACGCCAGCTCACCCCTTTAGGCAGCACTGTGGTACGGCCCCACCTCTCCTCATACAGCATATGTTGGGTGATGAGAGGACACGAGAGCAAGAGTCCAGACGTAGATATTTCAGTCTCTGAGAGGCAACTGAAGGACTTTGTAAACTGGGATTTAGCTTCGTTTTTAGATTAAACAAACTGACTGAAGGGGAGGAATTCTTCATTGCTTCAGTTGTGAATGAGAATTAAACTGTTGACTGACTCCAGGTAAGCATGGCTTTCAAATGATGGAGGGATTAAGATCTGAAGCAACATTTTCATCCAGATTAATTGAGACCACCTCTGTATCCAGCTCCGTAACCTGCTTTACAACTTGATTTTAGCCCTTTCGTTGTTGCATGAGAGCTGTCGCTGAAAGTGAGGTAGCAGCAGTCAACATATGAACCATGTGTGTGTCATATGTCACTGAGCAAATGTGTGTGCTGGACGTGGGAAGCCTGTggcagtgtgtgtttttcctctggtAAGCTTTCAACAATGCCTTCCACAAAATGAGCGATGGCACGTGCGATTGTTGTCTTGGGAGCATCTAAGTTGGTGTTTACTGTTGCAGGACGTGTTGCCATCATATAATTACACTGACAACTCTCGCTATGCcatgtttgttgttggtttaaatGTATGCTTTTAAGGTCCAGCCTTTTTCATCCAGGTTTGCGTTCTTGCTGAAATTCACAGACTGGTTTTAAAGCTCTCATCAACAACATTTACTCTGTGTTCCTTGGAAGAACATCCAGACCAGAAGAATTTGGGTTTGGGTTGAGGTTCAGTTCGGCTTCACATGCCATTTCGGATTtgaacccccccttcccccccaaaaacacaaaaatcataAAATTTTGCCTGGATGGTTTCTATAAATACATATGTTACTCATTGCTGTGGAAAATAATATCTTGTGGTATCCCAAAATTGTGTAACATACTGGCATGGTTTGACTTCACCAGAGTGATTTAGCAGCTAGAAACCAATTTCAGCTCAACATCCTGTCCCGTAGCCCAGTTCAGTTCTGGGTGTTCTGACTGGCCTTGACTCACAGGCCTGCTCATTCTTTGCGTGAGACAGGAACCACCCTGGGTCGCGTCACACCGTGTGGGCATGGACTTGCGCAACGTGACATAGGCTGTAGACCTACAAAATAGTTATAAATAGCACTTGGTTGCTAGAGGCTGTGCCTAATGCTACACCTCACTTTCAGAGTAAAATGGGTGGGTGTGTTTTTGGTATCCCAGTTCAGTTCAAATGTTAAAGCAAAACAGATTAAATTTCACATGGGTGAAGCCAACCAGATCCTGCACtgatcattttgttttgtttgtgtggtttttttccAGAGGTCATTCACACTCAAGGTCCACTTGATGGAAGCCTTTATGCCCGGGTCTGTAAGAAAGACTCCCTGGAGGGAGTTGTCGCCATCAACGGTAATCCAGTCCATGAAAATTCCTTAGCCAGCACAGAGAACCAGTTACAACACACAAGCTCCTTGCTTCAAACCGCCGAACAGACCCTTCCTGTGATTGGCCAcgcttctcttcctgctgttgaCCACACACTCTCTGTGAGCAGTGACTCGGGCAACTCCACTGCATCCATTAAAACTGATCGTACCGACGAGCACAGCCAGCCAGTGCACAGCACTGTCAACCACAACAATCCGGCAGTTCCCCACCCGACACTTAGTCCCCAGGAGAAAAAAGAGCTTGATCAGCTCCTTAGTGGCCTCGAAGCACCGACTCTTCAACGACAAGCCTACCTGGCTACATCCACCAGTCCGGGAGGCGGTGTCCGACACCTGGTCCCAGCACAAGTGCACGTTAACGGAGGCCACCCAAGGCTAGTTCCTGTCCCCTCAACGGAAGAGCGTGAGACGGACATTCTTGACGACGAGCTGCCAAATAGCCAAGAGGGAAACAGTGTGGACAGCCTGGGTACACTGTCATCCTTAGAGGGTCAAGCAACCCCAGGGGATCTCTATTACCAACAAGAGAAGTCCGTCAGCAGACAAAACGACGGGCCATATCTTGAGAGAGGCGTTtgtcgggaaaaaaaaaacgagatGCCCATGCATGGAGTTCATACTCCGATGATGCAGGAAAGACCTGTGGACTCTGTATCCCCACAAGGGGGATATAACAAATACCAGAACGGTGGTGGGATGTACCACTCTGAATCCTATGGGATTCCACCTGCCAGCAGCCCGGAGGGAAACCCTAAACTGATGCCCAGGGCCCCAGAGAGAAGCACAAGTAGCCGGGAGGCTGTTCAAAGGGGCCTCAATGCCTGGCACCAGTATAGCCTCCCAGATGATCCATTTGGACCTCCCCTGCAGTCAACCCATAGCATGCCACAGTTCCCCACAGCAGCCTCACAGCGGGACATAGAGCAGTCCATCGAGGCACTGAATATGCTCATGCTTGACCTGGACCCCATTAACTCTCACATGTCCAAGTCCCATAGTGCACCCTCCGGGGAGAACATCCTGAATTCATCCCAGGCACCCTTCTCCCAGACCCTCTCCAGACCCTCATACCAAGGAGACTCCGCCATCCACAGATACAATAACTCTGAATCTGTCAACAATCCCTCCCATCAGCCCATATGGTCAGCTGGAAGAGTGTCAGCAGTGCCTAACCAGAGCCCTATTATGGATTCTCAAGCACATTTGCCCCAGAGATCCAGCTCGAGCTGTCAACACCAGAaaaccaccccaacacacaccccAGAGCCCAATCTCCATGCACGACAAGGAGCCATCCATTACCCCATTGATCCCTCCTTTAATTTCAACCAGCATCTCCCAGTTAGGCCTGCAAACACTTTCCCAGGTGTTTCCCCCTCCCCAGACCTGCAGGGTTCGTCTCCATACCAGGGCTTCAGTGCCTCTTCCTCACCCCTTCCTGCGCTCACTCCACAGCCAAAGAACACATCGTCTTCATCCCTGCCTCAAGAACAAGATGTTGAGGAAGAGGCGCTGAACTTGGAAGGTCTGGTGGCTCATCGCATTGCCGGTATGATTTATATTGTTATAATGTTGCAACGTAATACAGGTGTTTTAAGTTTGTTTTACAGTGCTCTTTAACTGTTCACCAGTCAAATATGCAAACAGCACTCTCGGGGTTCGTTCTGTAAAATCTGGCTCCAGCTGGGagcaggccctgagcaccaggcTGCACGTGAGCCGCGTGGCTTCCAGTGGTCTTTACCACTGATTAGTCACTGGGGGTTGCAGCGGAGTCTGACCCGGTGCTGTAAATTTAgctgtgctgcagagctgctgggtgTGGAGATGGAATGAAAGTAAGAATAGCTGCGCATCCAGGAGCTCAAGCTTCCAGGGATTTTCTGCATTCTTGGTTACCTTTATGGGAAATGGTCTTTAGGGTCTGAGGCTCCCCCAGTGGTGCAGTTGTGAACTGCATTCACTTTTAGATGAGGCAACTTGTTTTTAACATTCTAAGAAGTTTAAAACATCTCATTTCACATTTTTTGAATCAATTTCATTCGAgacatttttttctgatttttcttctcctttttctgttcAATCTATCTCCCCCACTGTGTGGATGACTTCCCCTCCCTCTAAAAAACATTGCTTTCTTCTCGGCACTGCTCTCATCTTCTTCCCCTACttgcctcctccatctcctgacCTCCACTCACCACCCTGACCTCCCTCTCTCGGAAAACAGAGTACAACGCTCGTATCCGGGGCATCAGCGAAAGCATGACACCGCAACAATCTGACCGTCACCGCTCCTATTCCTTCTCTGGTTTGTCCACTTTGCCTCGCTTTTATGTTCCgacatatattttattttaaaaatactttCCATTAATTTTTACCTCCATGAATTTTCATCATTTCTGCTATCTTTTCATTTCCACTGCTCCCCTTTCCCTTCTCTCTTGTTTTCTCGCTGACGACAGGTTGAGGTTATGCTCGCGCTACATTTAAGGATTATTTTTTCCCAAACTTCCGACTGCTAGTCCTTTTCTGTGTTGCATCCTCTGAAGTATGTCTGCTCTTAAACTTCTGATGGTCGATCTTGTTCTTATGAATATTTCCGCGTGGTTCAGGCGTTCGCTCCAGAGGAATGACCCCAGAAGTGACACAGGACAGCGGTCGACGTAGGACCACCAGTGAGGGACAGTACCAGAGCAGCCACGACAGCACACCAATGGTTGATTCACCGGACTTTGCCCACAGTTTGACCCTCAACCCTGGAGGCAGACCCAGAGAGGTCAGCCTTGTTACAGTGCTCTAAATGTGTTGACTAAACCGAGTAGAAAATTCAACCCATGTGATAACTGCACACGTCAATGTTCAAagccaaaaaataaaataactacaGTGTGTGAAAATAATGGAGGCCAGTTATCGTGCTGATTGGTTCATGTTGTGGTGGActcatttttttcttcaggGCCAGATTCACAGCTAcagggaggtgttggaggaCAGCGAGGTGGACCTTGTCATGCACAGTCCCACCTTCAGAGGCGGTGGTGAGAATTCCCCTCAGACCCCCAAGTTCCCTGTGTCACCACAGACTCCTTACTTTAACATGTGTAGGTTGACTCAAATTCTCAACACTGAAGTCTTCTGatttgtgtctttattttctaCTACATCATAAAAGCCATGAACAAACCAAAGCAACAAAGAAGTCAAAGCAGTTCAGGGTTCCAGGTTGCGGTGGGATTGGAATAATGCAGCTGGATTTTACATCAGTGGCTCAAGGACAGAAATTAAATAGTCTCTTAGTGACAAATCAAAGGAAGTTGGTCGTCACAATTACGGGCTTCCCATTCGTATACAAAATTATTTGTAGCATTGTCAAAATTAGAAACCATGCTGTTGGTGTCCTTCATCCGTAGGGCAGCGCAAACCTGCTTAGAATTAGGACATCCGGGTTCTCCACCCTGACCCCAGGCCTTGTAACTAGTTGTCTCGCCGTCCACCCACAGCCATTTCCCTGAGAAGAAATGCAGACCAATCCAAacgggctctgtgctttgggtTTTGAGCAACTGTTTGCTAATCAACATCATCTCGGTTTCAGACAGCAGGCTGGCAAGGTCACGGTGGTGCTGCCTGCAGTAGCCCATAGCTTCCTCCCaagttttcctcttcctcaccacgATGGGGCTGTAGCAAAAAAATGTTGTCTTGTAGTCAGGGCCTGCATCATGCCAACCATCGTCAAGTAACATGCCATAGTCTTCTCCATGTTTATGATCAGGCTGATCAAAGGCCCAGAATAATACAGACGCCTCTCCACCTCCGGACCACCtccatttctctgtgtgtgtagaATTTCTATAAAGTCCAATCCAGCTTATCTCAGTGCGTTTCTTCTCAAGTCTCTGGTTGTCGTTTCTGTTGCTAACGTGAGCCAGGTCAGTGTGATGCACCTGGCAGAATTGCTGAGCTTTGTGCCAGGTCATTTTTTCCTCGATGTAGACATACTTGCTTGAAATTGTGGACCAGCTCAGCAGTAGCAGGGTGCAAGAGAAGGttttctccatctgttcctCGTACATCAGGCAGCACAACAAAGGTGTAAATGAGGCTGGGTTTGGTTTTGCACCTTTATTTTGCA harbors:
- the tns1a gene encoding tensin isoform X2 — protein: MPSVSLSLPSTLAGRTRTWVCLSCMFWPDELEGVHTHTFKLKPFKKAKSCDICKQAITKEGLVCKACRLSCHKKCEVKVTTSCQTSTNHELPPTPQLPLKHVDTPGSARSCKSVEIRRKQSRSQSVVLTMEENYEVDLVYITERIISLCFPIGMEDQGYIANLKEVATMLRSKHGDHYLVLNLSEWRTELSKLNHKVLEFGWPDFHAPALDKICSMCKAIDTWLNGDSHNVVVLHNKGNRGRTGVVVAAYMHYSNISASADQALDRFAMRRFYEDKALPVGQPSQKRYVRYFNGLLSGHIKINNKPLFLHHVIMHGIPNFESKGGCRPFLKIYQAMQPVYTSGIYNVQGDSNTSICITIEPGLLLKGDILLKCYHKRYRGPTRDVVFRVQFHTCAIHDLGVVFGKSELDETFKDDRFPEYGKVEFVFSYAPEKIRGLDHLENGPSVSVDYNTQENLIRCDSYDNFSQRSEDAVDGEREVIHTQGPLDGSLYARVCKKDSLEGVVAINGNPVHENSLASTENQLQHTSSLLQTAEQTLPVIGHASLPAVDHTLSVSSDSGNSTASIKTDRTDEHSQPVHSTVNHNNPAVPHPTLSPQEKKELDQLLSGLEAPTLQRQAYLATSTSPGGGVRHLVPAQVHVNGGHPRLVPVPSTEERETDILDDELPNSQEGNSVDSLGTLSSLEGQATPGDLYYQQEKSVSRQNDGPYLERGVCREKKNEMPMHGVHTPMMQERPVDSVSPQGGYNKYQNGGGMYHSESYGIPPASSPEGNPKLMPRAPERSTSSREAVQRGLNAWHQYSLPDDPFGPPLQSTHSMPQFPTAASQRDIEQSIEALNMLMLDLDPINSHMSKSHSAPSGENILNSSQAPFSQTLSRPSYQGDSAIHRYNNSESVNNPSHQPIWSAGRVSAVPNQSPIMDSQAHLPQRSSSSCQHQKTTPTHTPEPNLHARQGAIHYPIDPSFNFNQHLPVRPANTFPGVSPSPDLQGSSPYQGFSASSSPLPALTPQPKNTSSSSLPQEQDVEEEALNLEGLVAHRIAEYNARIRGISESMTPQQSDRHRSYSFSGVRSRGMTPEVTQDSGRRRTTSEGQYQSSHDSTPMVDSPDFAHSLTLNPGGRPREGQIHSYREVLEDSEVDLVMHSPTFRGGGENSPQTPKFPVSPQTPYFNMSRVPPGLAKTPLSALELKPHDHDSDSNEGEQDNHTSRDSRVQPFNTSFSSTYPSHSSDGRRTGSSDVHSHTPSYANRPTSAEGSQVNVMGVHTVPGSPNTLHRTVATNTPPSPALQRRLGQASPSLARHQPPAGANRDSVPSSPLIGRNPKTAAAGVPPSPLMGRRTAMSGHSTPDDIGPPPSTPAFPVSPQLPEKRHMSTGDVERTDNKNLMAGVGSSAPNLSGTHTLTDVQKSIYDGYPDIKMNVKFVQDTSKFWYKPDISREQAINLLKDREPGAFIIRDSHSFRGAYGLAMKVACPPPTVQQNKKVGDLTNELVRHFLIETSSRGVRLKGCPNEPYFGCLSALVYQHSMTPLALPCKLMIPTKDPNEEALELATPTDPVVELLKQGAVQKVPEEAYACNVLYINSVDMESLTGPQAIAKAISLTLATNPLPAATTVHFKVSMQGITLTDSQRKLFFRRHYPINTITFCDIDPQNRKWGKEGGGSVKLFGFVARKQGSTTDNVSHLFAELDPDQPASAITSFVSKTMKR